A region from the Caloenas nicobarica isolate bCalNic1 chromosome 11, bCalNic1.hap1, whole genome shotgun sequence genome encodes:
- the RFT1 gene encoding man(5)GlcNAc(2)-PP-dolichol translocation protein RFT1: MDVLGQTTRLASSSALLQVLFRAVTFGLNAFTLRYLSRELLGVANVRLTLLYSTVVFLAREAFRRACLSGSTKQNWTKTINLLWLTVPLGVCWSIFLGLVWLHLLEVPDPSVVPHYQAGVVAFGLSAIIELLGEPFWVLAQAHLFVRLKVIAESLSVVLKCILTVILVVLYPQWGLYIFSLAQLLYVSVLVMCYVIYFMMFLGSPEATKKSFPVARMKALLPNLVEDETFVNWKEARLTWSFFKQSFLKQILTEGERYVMTFLNVLNFGDQGVYDIVNNLGSLVARFIFLPIEESFYVFFAKVLERGKNVKDQKQDDVAMAANVLELLLKLVLLIGLTITVFGFAYSQLALDIYGGSMLSSGTGPNLLRCYSLYVLFLAINGVTECFTFALMCKEEVDRYNFVMLALSFTFLCISYFLTHWHGSVGFILANCFNMGIRIAHSTHYIYDYFKESTYRPLAGLLPSPVLVLVYIISGVITGFSEVMFCCDKGWMARLVHISVGALCFAATIVTMFCTETKLVHFVRSQFLSRYMKKGT, encoded by the exons ATGGACGTGCTGGGCCAGACCACCCGGCTGGCGTCCTCCAGCGCCCTGCTGCAG GTGCTGTTCCGGGCGGTCACGTTCGGGCTGAACGCCTTCACCCTGCGCTACCTGTCCAGGGAGCTGCTCGGCGTGGCCAACGTCAG GCTGACTCTGCTGTATTCAACAGTTGTCTTCCTGGCCAGGGAGGCATTTCGCAGAGCGTGTTTGAGTGGAAGTACAAAGCAAAACTGGACCAAAACAATTAATCTATTGTGGCTGAC AGTCCCTCTTGGTGTTTGTTGGTCTATTTTCTTGGGCTTAGTTTGGCTACACTTGCTTGAAGTACCTGATCCATCTGTGGTTCCTCATTATCAGGCTGGTGTAGTGGCATTTGGTCTTTCTGCAATTATTGAACTTCTGGGAGAACCGTTCTGGGTTTTAGCACAAGCTCATTTGTTTGTGAGACTTAAG gtAATTGCTGAAAGCCTCTCAGTAgtgttaaaatgcattttgacgGTTATTTTAGTAGTGCTTTATCCTCAGTGGGGCCtctacattttttctttggCTCAG CTTTTATATGTCAGTGTTCTGGTAATGTGctatgtaatttattttatgatgtTTTTGGGGTCTCCTGAAGCAACAAAGAAGTCATTTCCAGTTGCTAGAATGAAAGCTCTATTACCTAACTTGGTGGAAGATGAG ACCTTTGTTAACTGGAAGGAAGCACGGTTGACTTGGAGTTTCTTCAAGCAATCCTTCTTGAAACAGATTTTGACAGAGG GTGAACGATATGTGATGACTTTTTTGAACGTGTTAAATTTTGGAGATCAGG gtgtgTATGATATCGTGAATAATCTTGGTTCACTGGTGGCTAGGTTTATCTTCTTGCCTATTGAGGAGAGTTTTTACGTCTTTTTTGCAAAAGTGTTGGAAAGAGGCAAGAATGTAAAGGATCagaagcag gaTGATGTTGCTATGGCTGCAAATGTATTAGAATTGCTGTTGAAACTTGTGCTTCTGATTGGCCTCACCATCACGGTTTTTGGCTTTGCCTATTCTCAGCTGGCTCTGGATATTTATGGAGGCTCAATGCTCAGTTCTGGAACAG GTCCGAATCTCCTCCGATGTTACTCTTTATATGTCCTATTTCTTGCTATCAACGGAGTAACAGAATGTTTTACGTTTGCTTTGATGTGCAAAGAAGAGGTAGACAG gtaCAATTTTGTTATGCTGGCCTTGTCCTTCACGTTTCTGTGCATCTCTTATTTCTTGACCCACTGGCACGGCAGCGTCGGCTTTATCCTCGCCAACTGCTTTAACATGGGTATTAGAATAGCTCACAGCACCCACTATATCTACGACTACTTCAAAGAAAGTACCTACCGACCTTTGGCAGGCTTGCTTCCCTCACCAGTTTTGGTGCTTGTTTATATCATAAGTGGAGTAATCACTGGTTTCTCTGAG GTGATGTTCTGCTGCGATAAGGGCTGGATGGCAAGGCTGGTGCACATCAGCGTGGGGGCTCTGTGCTTTGCAGCAACCATCGTTACTATGTTCTGCACAGAGACCAAGCTGGTCCACTTTGTCAGAAGCCAGTTCCTCTCCCGGTATATGAAGAAAGGAACGTGA